One window of Pseudomonas sp. FP198 genomic DNA carries:
- a CDS encoding LysE family translocator, with product MSLIFSMAAFALVASITPGPVNIVALSSGARYGFRATLRHVAGATLGFVLLLVLMGLGLHEVLQRWPGLTRVVQLAGVAFLLYMAWKLAVDNGELGDRDEGRAPSMFHGALMQWLNPKAWLACVAGMGAFVADGEARLVWQFAAIYLVICYVSVGCWAYAGSFLRTWLGNPATMRLFNRLMAALLVASAVYLLLP from the coding sequence ATGAGCTTGATATTTTCCATGGCCGCCTTTGCCCTGGTGGCTTCCATTACTCCGGGCCCGGTCAATATCGTCGCCCTCAGCTCCGGTGCCCGCTACGGGTTTCGCGCCACCTTGCGCCATGTCGCCGGCGCCACCCTCGGGTTTGTCCTGCTGCTGGTCTTGATGGGATTGGGCTTGCACGAAGTATTGCAGCGCTGGCCCGGGCTCACGCGTGTGGTGCAACTGGCTGGTGTGGCGTTCCTGTTGTACATGGCCTGGAAACTGGCGGTGGACAATGGCGAGCTGGGTGACCGGGACGAAGGGCGCGCGCCTTCGATGTTCCATGGCGCGCTGATGCAGTGGCTCAACCCCAAGGCGTGGCTGGCTTGCGTGGCGGGGATGGGCGCCTTCGTGGCCGACGGCGAGGCGCGGCTGGTGTGGCAGTTTGCGGCGATCTACCTTGTCATCTGCTACGTCTCGGTGGGTTGCTGGGCCTATGCGGGCAGCTTCCTGCGTACGTGGCTGGGTAACCCGGCGACCATGCGCCTGTTCAATCGATTGATGGCGGCGTTGTTGGTGGCGAGCGCGGTTTATTTGCTGTTGCCTTGA
- a CDS encoding AraC family transcriptional regulator gives MKPANHDAAPRFWRDAALPFIEARAIADGRKVCYSRHSHDHFSIGAITAGRSTYLHEQSRFQVQSGTVVLMNPGDVHACNPIDDQPWSYVMLYVDTQWLRDLQRRIGFALSLDFQAFDTTHSRDVALFSGLCGLYETLVAEHIDASGKQVAAETFFTDLQHRLNPAGRPERGSHPALMRAAQFIHDHCTEALKLEDICAFAQLSPSYLSRAFKRHYGMTPHAFLINRRIQFARRQLREGKLIADVALDSGFADQAHFQRAFKQHLAATPGQYRG, from the coding sequence ATGAAGCCCGCCAACCACGACGCCGCTCCACGCTTCTGGCGCGACGCGGCGCTGCCTTTCATCGAGGCCCGGGCCATCGCCGATGGCCGCAAGGTCTGTTATTCGCGTCATTCCCATGATCACTTTTCCATCGGCGCGATCACCGCCGGACGCAGCACCTACCTGCACGAACAATCGCGGTTCCAGGTCCAGAGCGGCACGGTAGTGCTGATGAATCCCGGCGACGTCCATGCTTGCAATCCGATCGACGATCAGCCCTGGTCTTATGTGATGCTGTATGTCGACACCCAATGGCTGCGGGATCTGCAACGCCGTATCGGCTTTGCCCTCTCGCTGGACTTCCAGGCATTCGACACAACCCATAGCCGTGATGTCGCGCTTTTCTCCGGCCTGTGCGGGCTCTACGAAACGCTGGTGGCTGAACATATCGATGCCAGCGGCAAGCAAGTCGCCGCCGAGACGTTTTTCACCGATCTCCAGCATCGACTCAACCCGGCCGGACGCCCGGAGCGTGGCAGCCACCCGGCGCTGATGCGGGCGGCGCAGTTCATTCACGACCATTGCACCGAAGCCCTCAAGCTCGAGGATATCTGCGCCTTCGCGCAGCTTTCGCCGTCTTATTTGAGCCGGGCTTTCAAGCGCCACTACGGCATGACACCGCATGCCTTCCTGATCAACCGGCGCATCCAGTTCGCCCGCCGTCAACTGCGCGAGGGCAAGCTGATTGCCGATGTGGCGCTGGACAGCGGGTTTGCCGATCAGGCGCACTTCCAACGGGCGTTCAAGCAACACCTGGCGGCTACCCCCGGGCAATACCGCGGCTGA
- a CDS encoding diguanylate cyclase produces MLAPGKPDNEAVRLKQLRSLKLLDTPPEERFDRLTRLARRLFNVPIALVSLVDANRQWFKSNAGLETSETPREVSFCGHAILQDEIMEICDAEHDVRFHDNPLVKGQPGIRFYAGHPLGLDDGSKMGTLCLLDTQPRTLNDDERELLRDLASMAEQELVAVQMASMDELTLLSNRRGFMTLAQHALSVCSRLSRPATLLFFDLNDFKPINDRFGHAEGDGALKTFADVLRIAFRESDVIGRLGGDEFVALLTGASHVETTAIMTRLREMLDERNTTLQRGYAIDFSVGQIEYDPERHASIDSLLAEADAAMYAQKQGRRNSPS; encoded by the coding sequence ATGCTAGCGCCAGGCAAACCTGACAACGAAGCCGTTCGCCTCAAACAATTGCGGTCGCTCAAACTGCTTGATACCCCTCCCGAGGAGCGGTTTGACCGCCTGACCCGTCTCGCCCGGCGTCTGTTCAACGTGCCGATCGCGCTGGTTTCGCTGGTGGACGCCAATCGCCAATGGTTCAAGTCCAATGCCGGCCTGGAAACCAGTGAAACCCCGCGCGAGGTGTCCTTCTGCGGGCATGCGATCTTGCAGGACGAGATCATGGAGATTTGCGACGCGGAACATGATGTGCGGTTCCACGATAATCCGTTGGTCAAGGGCCAACCTGGCATCCGCTTCTATGCGGGACATCCGCTGGGGCTGGACGATGGCAGCAAGATGGGCACCCTGTGCTTGTTGGACACCCAGCCGCGCACCCTCAACGACGACGAACGTGAGCTGCTGCGCGATCTGGCGAGCATGGCCGAGCAGGAGCTGGTTGCCGTGCAGATGGCCAGCATGGATGAATTGACGCTGCTCTCCAATCGGCGCGGCTTCATGACGCTGGCCCAGCACGCGCTGAGTGTCTGCAGCCGTCTTTCGCGACCGGCGACACTGCTGTTTTTCGATCTCAACGACTTCAAGCCGATCAACGATCGCTTCGGGCATGCCGAGGGTGACGGCGCGCTGAAGACGTTCGCCGACGTATTGCGCATTGCCTTTCGTGAAAGCGACGTGATCGGTCGCCTGGGCGGAGACGAGTTCGTCGCCTTGCTCACCGGCGCCTCCCATGTCGAGACGACAGCAATCATGACGCGGCTCAGGGAAATGCTCGATGAGCGCAACACAACGTTGCAGCGTGGCTATGCCATTGACTTCAGCGTGGGCCAGATCGAATACGACCCCGAGCGGCATGCGTCGATCGACAGCCTTCTGGCGGAGGCAGATGCGGCGATGTATGCGCAGAAGCAGGGGCGGCGCAATAGCCCAAGCTGA
- a CDS encoding lipid II-degrading bacteriocin has product MFTPFKAIGHWLLGKGKPTSVRLDRIGISPAPNKIPDLMAVINTAGVGITSVNMRVPYSTAQDSNIARIYLGNITLQITGQVIRNTSGSLSFTGTAKAFSDRYDANASNHRSVLDEKATTALHQVGRVARAQDYEIRITGELPINFSR; this is encoded by the coding sequence GTGTTCACTCCCTTCAAGGCTATCGGTCATTGGCTACTTGGCAAAGGCAAGCCTACGAGTGTTCGACTCGACAGAATCGGGATCAGCCCAGCGCCGAACAAGATTCCCGACCTGATGGCGGTTATCAATACTGCAGGGGTAGGGATAACCAGTGTCAATATGAGGGTTCCCTATTCCACGGCTCAGGATTCGAATATCGCAAGGATCTACCTTGGAAACATCACGCTTCAAATAACCGGTCAGGTGATCCGTAACACCTCGGGTAGCCTGTCGTTTACAGGGACTGCCAAGGCTTTCTCGGATCGTTATGACGCAAATGCCAGCAATCATCGTTCGGTACTTGATGAAAAAGCGACGACGGCACTGCATCAAGTGGGGCGAGTTGCCCGAGCGCAGGACTATGAAATACGAATTACTGGCGAGCTTCCGATCAATTTTTCAAGGTGA
- the fabI gene encoding enoyl-ACP reductase FabI: MGFLAGKRVLIVGVASKLSIASGIAAAMHREGAELAFTYQNDKLKGRVEEFAQGWGSSPELCFPCDVASDEEIAKVFEELSKKWDGLDCIVHSVGFAPGDQLDGDFTEATTREGFRIAHDISAYSFVALAKAGREMMKGRNGSLLTLSYLGAERTMPNYNVMGMAKASLEAGVRYLAGSLGPDGTRVNCVSAGPIRTLAASGIKNFRKMLAANEAQTPLRRNVTIEEVGNAGAFLCSDLASGISGEIMYVDGGFNTTAMGNIEE; this comes from the coding sequence ATGGGTTTTCTCGCCGGTAAGCGCGTACTGATCGTCGGTGTCGCCAGCAAGCTGTCCATCGCATCCGGCATCGCTGCCGCCATGCATCGCGAGGGCGCTGAGCTTGCCTTCACTTATCAGAACGACAAACTCAAGGGTCGTGTCGAAGAGTTCGCGCAAGGCTGGGGTTCGAGCCCTGAACTGTGCTTTCCGTGCGACGTGGCCAGCGATGAAGAAATCGCCAAGGTCTTCGAAGAACTGAGCAAGAAGTGGGATGGCCTGGATTGCATCGTGCACTCCGTGGGCTTCGCCCCGGGCGACCAACTGGACGGCGACTTCACCGAAGCCACCACCCGCGAAGGTTTCCGCATTGCCCACGACATCAGCGCCTACAGCTTCGTGGCCCTGGCCAAGGCCGGTCGCGAAATGATGAAAGGCCGCAACGGCAGCCTGCTGACCCTGTCGTACCTGGGCGCCGAGCGCACCATGCCGAACTACAACGTCATGGGCATGGCCAAGGCTTCCCTGGAAGCCGGCGTCCGCTACCTGGCCGGCTCCCTGGGCCCGGACGGCACCCGCGTGAACTGCGTATCGGCCGGCCCGATCCGCACCCTCGCCGCTTCCGGCATCAAGAACTTCCGCAAGATGCTGGCCGCCAACGAAGCGCAAACCCCGCTGCGTCGCAACGTCACCATCGAAGAAGTCGGCAACGCCGGCGCCTTCCTGTGCTCGGACCTCGCGTCGGGCATCAGCGGTGAAATCATGTACGTAGACGGCGGCTTCAACACCACCGCCATGGGCAACATCGAAGAGTAA
- a CDS encoding ABC transporter ATP-binding protein codes for MNQDNLIEVRDLAVEFIVGERRQRVVEGVSFDIKRGETLALVGESGSGKSVTAHSILRLLPYPLAHHPTGTIQYAGQNLLGLKEKTIRHIRGNRIAMIFQEPMTSLNPLHCIEKQLNEVLGIHKGLTGKVATRRSLELLELVGIPEPHKRLKALPHELSGGQRQRVMIAMALANEPELLIADEPTTALDVTVQLKILDLLKDLQARLGMSLLLISHDLNLVRRIAHRVCVMQRGCIVEQASCAELFRAPQHPYTRELLAAEPSGNPATNVVGPPLLEVEDLKVWFPIKKGLFKRTTDYIKAVDGIRFSLPQGQTLGIVGESGSGKSTLGLAILRLIGSQGGIRFEGKQLDSLSQQQVRPLRREMQVVFQDPFGSLSPRMCVSQIVGEGLRIHKIGTAAEQEQAIIAALKEVGLDPETRNRYPHEFSGGQRQRIAIARALVLKPALILLDEPTSALDRTVQRQVVELLRSLQTKYNLTYLFISHDLAVVKALSHQLMVVKHGQVVEQGDARSIFAAPQHPYTQQLLEAAFLAPTTAE; via the coding sequence ATGAACCAGGACAATCTGATCGAAGTACGCGACCTGGCGGTGGAATTCATCGTTGGCGAACGCCGCCAGCGCGTGGTCGAGGGCGTCAGCTTCGACATCAAGCGCGGCGAAACCCTCGCCCTGGTGGGTGAAAGCGGCTCGGGCAAGTCGGTGACGGCCCATTCGATCCTGCGCTTGCTGCCCTACCCGCTGGCCCACCACCCGACCGGGACCATCCAGTACGCCGGTCAGAATCTGCTGGGCCTCAAGGAAAAGACCATCCGCCATATCCGTGGCAACCGGATCGCGATGATTTTCCAGGAGCCGATGACTTCCCTGAACCCGCTGCACTGCATTGAAAAACAGCTCAATGAAGTGCTCGGCATCCACAAGGGCCTGACCGGCAAGGTCGCCACCCGTCGCTCCCTTGAGCTGCTGGAACTGGTCGGCATCCCCGAACCGCACAAACGGCTCAAGGCGTTGCCCCACGAACTGTCCGGTGGCCAGCGTCAGCGGGTGATGATCGCCATGGCCCTGGCCAACGAGCCGGAATTGCTCATAGCCGACGAACCGACCACCGCCCTGGACGTCACCGTGCAGTTGAAAATCCTCGATCTGCTCAAGGATTTGCAGGCGCGCCTGGGCATGTCGCTGCTGCTGATCAGCCACGATTTGAACCTGGTGCGAAGAATTGCGCATCGCGTATGTGTCATGCAGCGCGGTTGCATCGTCGAACAGGCATCGTGCGCAGAGTTGTTCCGCGCGCCGCAACATCCGTACACTCGGGAATTGCTGGCCGCCGAGCCCAGCGGCAACCCGGCGACCAATGTGGTCGGCCCGCCGCTGCTGGAGGTCGAGGACCTGAAAGTCTGGTTCCCGATCAAGAAAGGCCTGTTCAAGCGCACGACGGATTACATCAAGGCGGTGGACGGAATTCGCTTCAGCCTGCCCCAGGGCCAGACCCTGGGCATCGTCGGCGAGAGCGGTTCCGGCAAGTCCACGCTGGGGCTGGCGATCTTGCGGTTGATCGGCAGCCAGGGCGGGATCCGCTTCGAGGGCAAGCAGCTCGACAGCCTGTCGCAGCAGCAGGTCCGGCCGTTGCGCCGGGAGATGCAAGTGGTGTTTCAGGACCCGTTCGGCAGCCTGAGCCCGCGGATGTGTGTGAGCCAGATCGTCGGTGAAGGGCTGCGGATCCACAAGATCGGCACCGCAGCCGAACAGGAACAAGCGATAATCGCGGCATTGAAGGAGGTAGGCCTGGACCCGGAAACCCGGAACCGCTACCCCCACGAATTTTCCGGAGGGCAACGGCAGCGCATCGCCATTGCCCGGGCCCTGGTGCTCAAGCCGGCGTTGATTCTGCTGGACGAACCAACGTCGGCCCTGGACCGTACCGTGCAACGCCAAGTGGTGGAGCTGTTGCGGTCGCTGCAAACCAAGTACAACCTGACGTACCTGTTTATCAGCCATGACCTGGCTGTCGTCAAAGCGCTGAGCCACCAGCTGATGGTGGTCAAGCATGGCCAAGTGGTCGAACAAGGTGATGCCCGCAGCATATTCGCCGCGCCGCAACACCCCTATACACAGCAGTTGCTGGAGGCCGCTTTCCTGGCCCCGACAACTGCCGAATAA
- a CDS encoding ABC transporter permease has protein sequence MNLSPLNRRRFELFKANKRGWWSLWLFLFLFVLSLGAELIANDKPLVVHYDDGWYFPALKRYPETTFGGEFPLEANYKSPYIRELLAAKDAWVVWAPIPFSYQSINYDLKVPAPAPPSSVNWLGTDDQGRDVLARVIYGFRISVLFALTLTVLSSIIGVIAGALQGFYGGWVDLAGQRFLEIWSGLPVLYLLIILASFVQPNFWWLLGIMLLFSWMSLVDVVRAEFLRGRNLEYVRAARALGMQNGAIMFRHILPNAMVSTMTFMPFILTGAIGTLTALDFLGFGLPAGAPSLGELVAQGKSNLQAPWLGISAFAVLAIMLSLLVFIGESARDAFDPRK, from the coding sequence ATGAATCTCTCCCCTCTCAATCGTCGCCGTTTCGAACTGTTCAAGGCCAACAAGCGTGGCTGGTGGTCGTTGTGGCTGTTTCTGTTCTTGTTCGTCCTCAGCCTGGGCGCCGAGCTTATCGCCAACGACAAGCCGCTGGTGGTGCACTACGACGACGGCTGGTACTTCCCGGCTCTGAAGCGTTACCCGGAAACGACGTTCGGCGGCGAATTCCCGCTGGAGGCCAACTACAAGAGCCCGTATATCCGCGAGTTGCTCGCCGCCAAGGACGCCTGGGTCGTGTGGGCACCGATTCCATTCAGCTACCAGAGCATCAACTACGACTTGAAGGTCCCGGCCCCGGCACCGCCCTCGTCGGTGAACTGGCTGGGCACCGATGACCAGGGCCGCGACGTGCTGGCGCGGGTCATCTATGGCTTTCGTATCTCAGTGCTGTTCGCGCTGACGTTGACGGTGCTCAGCTCGATCATCGGGGTGATCGCCGGTGCGTTGCAGGGCTTCTATGGCGGCTGGGTAGACCTGGCCGGCCAGCGCTTCCTGGAAATCTGGTCCGGGCTGCCGGTGCTCTATCTGCTGATCATTCTCGCCAGCTTCGTCCAGCCGAACTTCTGGTGGCTGCTGGGCATCATGTTGCTGTTTTCCTGGATGAGCCTGGTGGATGTGGTGCGCGCCGAGTTCCTGCGCGGGCGCAACCTCGAATACGTGCGCGCCGCGCGGGCGCTGGGCATGCAAAATGGCGCGATCATGTTCCGCCACATCCTGCCCAATGCCATGGTCTCGACCATGACCTTCATGCCGTTCATCCTCACCGGCGCCATCGGCACCCTCACCGCCCTGGATTTTCTCGGTTTCGGCCTGCCGGCCGGAGCGCCATCCCTCGGCGAGCTGGTGGCCCAGGGCAAGTCCAACCTGCAGGCGCCCTGGCTGGGCATCAGCGCATTCGCCGTGCTGGCGATCATGCTGAGCCTGTTGGTGTTCATCGGCGAGTCCGCTCGCGATGCCTTCGATCCGAGGAAGTGA
- a CDS encoding microcin C ABC transporter permease YejB, whose amino-acid sequence MLAYIFRRLLLIIPTLFGILLINFVIIQAAPGGPVEQMIAKLEGFEGATSRIAGGGAEVSVAGSSYRGAQGLDPALIKEIERMYGFDKSAPERLWIMIKNYARLDFGDSFFRDAKVIDLIKEKMPVSISLGLWSTLIMYLVSIPLGIAKATRHGSHFDVWTSSAIIIGYAIPSFLFAILLIVVFAGGSYFDWFPLRGLTSNNFEELSLGGKILDYFWHLALPVTALVIGNFATMTLLTKNSFLDEINKQYVVTAKAKGLTRNRVLYGHVFRNAMLLVIAGFPSAFIGIFFTGSLLVEVIFSLDGLGLMSFEAAINRDYPVVFGTLFIFTLLGLVVKLIGDLTYTFVDPRIDFESREH is encoded by the coding sequence ATGCTGGCTTATATTTTTCGGCGCCTGCTGCTCATCATCCCGACCCTGTTCGGCATCCTGCTGATCAACTTCGTGATCATCCAGGCCGCGCCCGGTGGGCCGGTGGAACAGATGATCGCCAAGCTCGAAGGTTTCGAAGGCGCTACCAGCCGCATCGCCGGCGGCGGCGCGGAAGTGTCGGTGGCCGGCTCCTCCTACCGCGGCGCCCAAGGCCTGGATCCGGCACTGATCAAGGAAATCGAGCGCATGTACGGCTTCGACAAGTCGGCCCCCGAACGCCTGTGGATCATGATCAAGAATTACGCCCGCCTGGACTTTGGCGACAGCTTTTTCCGCGACGCCAAGGTCATCGACCTGATCAAGGAAAAGATGCCGGTGTCGATCTCCCTCGGGCTGTGGAGCACGCTGATCATGTACCTGGTGTCGATCCCGCTGGGGATCGCCAAGGCCACGCGGCACGGCAGCCATTTCGACGTGTGGACCAGCTCGGCGATTATCATCGGCTACGCGATCCCGTCGTTCCTGTTCGCCATCCTGCTGATCGTGGTGTTTGCCGGCGGCAGCTATTTCGACTGGTTTCCATTACGGGGCCTGACGTCGAACAATTTCGAAGAGCTGAGCCTGGGCGGCAAGATCCTCGATTATTTCTGGCACCTGGCCTTGCCCGTCACCGCCCTGGTGATCGGCAACTTCGCCACCATGACCCTGCTGACCAAGAACAGTTTCCTCGATGAGATCAACAAGCAGTACGTGGTCACCGCCAAGGCCAAGGGGCTGACGCGCAACCGGGTGCTCTACGGGCATGTATTTCGCAACGCCATGCTGCTGGTGATCGCCGGTTTCCCTTCGGCGTTCATCGGGATCTTCTTTACCGGCTCGCTGCTGGTGGAAGTGATCTTCTCCCTCGACGGCCTCGGGCTGATGAGCTTCGAAGCCGCCATCAACCGTGATTATCCGGTGGTCTTCGGCACACTGTTCATCTTTACCCTGCTGGGGCTGGTAGTGAAACTGATCGGCGACCTGACCTATACCTTCGTCGATCCGCGTATCGACTTCGAAAGCCGGGAGCATTGA
- a CDS encoding extracellular solute-binding protein yields MKPLRALLLQASGLLFAGLACAAPQHALTLYNEPPKYPADFKHFDYVNPDAPKGGIFRQGGFGGFDSLNPFISKGVPAEDIGLIYDTLAKQGLDEPFTEYGLIAEKIEKAPDNGWVRFYLRPEARFNDGHPVRAEDVVFSFETLTRDGAPMFRGYYNDVAEVVAETPLKVLFKFKHTNNRELPLILGQLPVLPKHWWANREFNKGNLEIPLGSGPYRVTEVKAGRSIRYERVKDYWGKDLAVNRGFYNFDVLTTDYYRDNTVAVEALKAGQFDFWLEMAAKNWANAYNIPAVSEGRLIKEQIPNGNPTGMQGFVYNLRRPIFQDVRVRQALSLLLDFEWTNKQLFHGAYARTRSYFENSEMAATGLPGEDELKILEPLRGKIPEQVFTETFQPTVCDGSGMIRDQQRKAYQLLQEAGWRIVDDKMVDAQGKPVVLEFLLAQTEFERVLLPFKRNLSDLGIELVIRRVDVSQYINRVRSRDFDLVVGSFPQSSSPGNEQREFWMSAAADKPGSRNIMGLKDPAVDQLVEQLINADSRKSLVAHARALDRVLQWGYYVIPNWHIKTWRVAYWNHIGHPEITPTYDIGTTTWWVKPDIKPAEEVEKQVIEQQVAAPVSVE; encoded by the coding sequence ATGAAGCCTTTACGCGCCCTGCTCCTGCAGGCCAGCGGTCTGTTATTCGCCGGGCTGGCCTGTGCCGCGCCGCAGCACGCCTTGACGTTGTATAACGAGCCGCCAAAGTACCCGGCCGACTTCAAGCATTTCGATTATGTAAACCCGGATGCCCCCAAGGGTGGGATATTCCGCCAGGGCGGGTTTGGTGGCTTCGACAGCCTCAACCCGTTTATCAGCAAGGGCGTACCGGCCGAGGATATCGGCCTGATCTACGACACCCTGGCCAAGCAAGGCCTCGACGAGCCCTTTACCGAGTACGGCCTGATCGCCGAAAAGATCGAGAAGGCCCCGGACAATGGCTGGGTGCGCTTCTACCTGCGCCCCGAAGCCCGCTTCAACGACGGCCATCCGGTGCGCGCCGAAGACGTCGTGTTCAGCTTCGAGACCCTGACCAGGGACGGCGCCCCGATGTTTCGCGGTTATTACAACGACGTCGCCGAAGTCGTCGCCGAGACGCCACTCAAGGTCCTGTTCAAGTTCAAGCACACCAATAACCGCGAACTGCCGCTGATCCTCGGCCAACTGCCGGTACTGCCCAAGCACTGGTGGGCCAACCGCGAGTTCAACAAGGGCAACCTGGAGATCCCCCTCGGCAGCGGCCCCTACCGGGTCACCGAAGTGAAGGCGGGGCGTTCGATCCGCTACGAGCGCGTCAAGGACTACTGGGGCAAGGACCTGGCGGTCAACCGAGGGTTCTACAATTTCGATGTACTGACCACCGATTACTACCGCGACAACACTGTGGCGGTAGAGGCGTTGAAAGCCGGGCAATTCGATTTCTGGCTGGAGATGGCCGCCAAGAACTGGGCCAACGCCTACAACATTCCCGCCGTCAGCGAAGGCCGCTTGATCAAGGAACAGATCCCCAACGGCAACCCCACCGGCATGCAGGGTTTTGTCTACAACCTGCGCCGCCCGATCTTCCAGGACGTGCGGGTGCGCCAGGCGTTGAGCCTGTTGCTGGACTTCGAGTGGACCAACAAGCAGTTGTTCCACGGTGCCTACGCCCGCACCCGCAGCTATTTCGAGAACTCGGAAATGGCCGCGACCGGTCTACCCGGCGAAGACGAATTGAAGATTCTCGAACCGCTGCGCGGCAAGATTCCCGAACAGGTCTTCACCGAAACCTTCCAGCCAACGGTCTGCGATGGCAGCGGCATGATCCGCGACCAGCAGCGCAAGGCCTATCAGTTGCTGCAAGAGGCCGGCTGGCGCATCGTCGACGACAAGATGGTCGATGCTCAGGGCAAACCGGTGGTGCTGGAATTCCTCCTGGCCCAGACCGAATTCGAGCGGGTGCTGCTGCCCTTCAAGCGCAACCTGAGCGACCTGGGAATCGAGCTGGTGATTCGCCGCGTCGACGTGTCCCAGTACATCAACCGCGTGCGCTCCCGGGACTTCGATCTGGTGGTGGGCAGCTTCCCGCAGTCCAGCTCACCGGGTAACGAGCAGCGCGAGTTCTGGATGTCGGCTGCCGCGGACAAACCGGGCAGCCGCAATATCATGGGCCTGAAGGACCCGGCCGTCGACCAGTTGGTGGAACAGCTGATCAACGCCGATTCGCGCAAGAGCCTGGTGGCCCATGCCCGGGCGCTGGACCGGGTGTTGCAGTGGGGCTACTACGTGATCCCCAACTGGCACATCAAGACCTGGCGCGTGGCCTACTGGAACCACATCGGCCACCCTGAAATCACCCCGACCTATGACATCGGCACTACCACGTGGTGGGTCAAACCGGACATCAAGCCGGCCGAAGAAGTGGAAAAACAAGTGATCGAGCAGCAAGTCGCCGCCCCTGTGAGCGTGGAGTAA